In Clostridium sp. DL-VIII, the following proteins share a genomic window:
- a CDS encoding 3'-5' exonuclease, with product MKLLFFDTETTSIKPGSICQLSYITVDASAKPQVTTGKNFFFTVEEMDPSAEEIHGFSLEKLYDLSNGQYFEDLVPEFLDDFINADFLIGHNVNFDIRFLKHELSSLGEDFTPKNVFCTMAYYRDICKIPKANGEIKNPKLSEVIDWLNISSTQIAETSEKLFEGSGNYHDARFDTAATYLTVIEGLKKGYFPKGYFSKLLNK from the coding sequence ATGAAATTATTATTTTTTGATACTGAAACTACCAGCATAAAGCCAGGCAGTATATGTCAGCTGAGTTATATAACAGTTGATGCCAGTGCAAAACCTCAAGTAACTACTGGAAAAAATTTCTTCTTCACAGTTGAAGAAATGGATCCTTCCGCTGAAGAAATTCATGGTTTCTCATTAGAAAAACTTTATGATTTGTCTAATGGACAATATTTTGAAGATTTAGTTCCAGAATTTCTTGATGATTTTATAAATGCTGATTTTTTAATAGGACATAATGTGAATTTTGATATTAGATTTTTAAAACATGAGCTCTCATCTTTAGGGGAAGATTTCACTCCTAAAAATGTCTTCTGCACTATGGCTTATTATCGTGATATATGTAAAATTCCAAAAGCTAATGGAGAAATTAAGAACCCTAAATTATCCGAGGTAATAGATTGGCTTAATATATCAAGCACTCAAATTGCTGAAACGTCTGAAAAGCTATTTGAAGGCAGCGGAAATTATCATGATGCCAGATTTGATACAGCTGCAACTTATTTAACTGTTATAGAAGGCTTAAAGAAAGGATATTTTCCGAAAGGCTACTTTAGTAAGCTTCTTAATAAATAA
- a CDS encoding L-lactate dehydrogenase, translating into MIERRRKISVIGAGFVGATTAYALMNSGIATEICLFDINMDKAMGEVMDLVHGTSFVKPVNIYAGNIDETKDSDIVVITAGAAQKEGETRLDLIEKNYKIFKGFIPQIAAASPNAILLVVSNPCDVLAYITYKLSGFPKERVIASGTVLDTSRLKYVIGKYFNVNNNNIHAYVLGEHGDSEVVSWSTSSIAGESFEEYAKKFNLEWNDDVKAVIESDVKNAAYEIISRKNATYFAVALAVNRIVEAILRDENTILTVSCLMQGEYGIDDVYLAVPTILNSTGAVRIVNPILKDEVELKKLKESAKVLKENIQKVMSDK; encoded by the coding sequence ATGATAGAAAGAAGACGTAAGATATCAGTTATAGGAGCAGGATTTGTAGGGGCAACAACTGCATATGCATTAATGAATAGTGGGATAGCTACTGAAATATGTTTGTTTGATATAAATATGGATAAAGCAATGGGAGAAGTTATGGATTTAGTCCATGGTACATCCTTTGTAAAACCAGTTAATATCTATGCTGGAAATATAGACGAAACTAAAGATTCTGATATAGTAGTAATTACAGCAGGAGCCGCTCAAAAAGAGGGTGAGACTAGATTAGATTTAATTGAAAAAAATTATAAGATATTTAAGGGATTTATTCCACAAATAGCAGCTGCAAGTCCAAATGCAATTTTATTAGTGGTATCAAATCCTTGTGATGTATTAGCTTATATAACTTATAAGTTATCAGGATTCCCTAAAGAAAGAGTTATTGCATCAGGTACTGTGCTTGATACTTCTAGATTGAAATATGTTATTGGAAAATATTTTAATGTAAATAATAATAATATTCATGCATATGTTTTAGGAGAGCACGGTGATAGTGAAGTTGTAAGCTGGAGCACATCAAGTATAGCAGGAGAGAGTTTTGAGGAATATGCTAAAAAATTCAATCTAGAATGGAATGATGATGTTAAAGCAGTAATTGAAAGTGATGTTAAAAATGCTGCTTATGAAATAATAAGTAGAAAAAATGCAACCTATTTTGCAGTAGCATTAGCAGTCAATAGAATTGTAGAAGCTATATTAAGAGATGAAAACACAATTTTAACAGTATCTTGTTTAATGCAAGGGGAATATGGAATAGATGATGTTTATTTAGCAGTACCGACTATTTTAAATAGCACTGGAGCCGTACGAATTGTTAATCCAATATTAAAGGATGAAGTGGAATTAAAGAAATTGAAGGAATCTGCTAAAGTATTAAAAGAGAATATACAAAAGGTTATGAGTGACAAGTGA
- a CDS encoding biotin--[acetyl-CoA-carboxylase] ligase, whose translation MEDKILNELKNATDYISGEYLSSTLNVSRTAIWKHIKNLKLKGYIIEGISNKGYKLISSPDLLDKNEILSLIKTSTIGRNILYFDEIDSTNVKAKELAQKNIEDGSIIIAEKQTLGSGRFNRKWISPNGGLWFTLVLKPKLPPNEAPKITQIAAASIYTTLKDFNINVNIKWPNDIILNGKKLCGILAEMKCDMDTVHYLVLGIGMNVNINENDFDEITKPIATSLKIEFNKDFKRSEILASFLNNFEKLYCKFVNDLDLSETISICRSHSNIFGKKAKLLTYNNEEIVTCVSLSDSGDLIVKDSAGKEKAVLTGEISFKGID comes from the coding sequence ATGGAAGATAAAATTTTAAATGAATTAAAAAATGCCACTGATTATATTTCTGGTGAATATCTTAGTTCGACTCTAAATGTTTCAAGAACCGCTATATGGAAGCACATAAAAAATTTAAAGTTAAAAGGATATATAATTGAAGGAATTTCAAATAAAGGCTACAAATTAATATCTTCTCCTGATTTGTTAGATAAAAATGAAATTTTATCATTAATAAAAACAAGTACAATAGGGCGAAATATACTTTATTTTGATGAAATAGATTCCACAAATGTTAAAGCTAAAGAACTTGCTCAAAAAAACATTGAAGATGGGAGCATAATAATTGCTGAAAAGCAGACTCTTGGGAGCGGCCGTTTTAACAGAAAATGGATTTCTCCAAATGGCGGATTATGGTTTACTCTTGTTTTAAAACCAAAACTCCCCCCTAATGAGGCTCCTAAAATAACTCAAATTGCCGCTGCTTCTATATATACAACTTTAAAGGATTTCAATATTAATGTAAATATAAAATGGCCAAATGATATCATTCTCAATGGAAAGAAACTTTGTGGAATATTAGCAGAAATGAAATGTGATATGGATACTGTTCATTATCTCGTTTTAGGAATAGGAATGAATGTAAACATAAATGAAAATGATTTTGATGAAATTACAAAACCTATTGCAACTTCTTTAAAAATTGAATTTAATAAAGACTTTAAAAGAAGCGAAATACTCGCCAGTTTTTTAAATAATTTTGAAAAACTTTACTGCAAATTTGTAAATGATCTTGATCTTAGTGAAACAATATCAATTTGTAGAAGTCATTCTAATATTTTTGGTAAAAAAGCTAAATTACTTACATATAATAATGAAGAAATTGTTACTTGTGTTTCTCTATCTGATTCAGGTGATCTTATTGTCAAAGATAGTGCTGGAAAAGAAAAAGCAGTTCTTACTGGTGAGATAAGCTTTAAAGGAATTGATTAA